A window of Paenibacillus phoenicis genomic DNA:
TTGGCAAGCCAATTGTTTAACGATGGCGCAGACATCATCTTCCCGGCTGCAGGTCAAACGGGGAACGGCGTATTTAACGAAGCAGCTGCTCGTAACCAAGCCGGCGGTGCTAACAAATTGTGGGTTATCGGCGTAGACAAAGACCAATCGCTGGAATTCGGTGACGAAGTAACCCTGACTTCCATGATGAAACGCGTTGACGTTGCTGTTAAGAACGTAACTCAACAAGTCATCGACGGTAGCTTCAAAGGCGGTCAAGTCACGAACTTGACGCTGAAAGAAGACGGCGTAGGTTTGCCGGAAGAGAATCCGAACCTGAGTCAAGAAATCTTGGACAAAGTCGAAGAATTCAAACAAAAAATCGTCAATGGCGAAATTACGGTTCCTGCTGAGTAATCAGCAAGCGCAAGACATTTACGTCCGTATGGACAGTGGAATATAATTAAGTCATTCAAGCGAGCAAGGCCAGTGGATCTACTGGCCTTGTTGCTTGCGTTAATCCCATAATGGTGAGGGTGGTTTCATGAGCGCTGAAGCTCCCGTAGTCGAGTTGAAGCAAATCACAAAACGGTTTCCCGGTATCGTCGCGAACGATTCCATCAGCCTAACCTTACGCAAGGGCGAGATTCACGCCTTGCTAGGCGAGAACGGCGCGGGTAAATCAACGTTGATGAACATTTTATTTGGTCTGTATCAGCCGGATGAAGGCACAATCGAAATGAATGGCCAGCCGGTGACAATCGACAATCCCAACAAGGCGATTAAACTAGGCATTGGGATGGTGCACCAGCATTTTAAACTAGTTCATCCTTTTACGGTGACCGAGAACATCATTCTTGGCATGGAACCGAAAAAGGGACTTAATATCGACTATAAATCGGCGACCGCCCAAGTGGCGAAACTGTCGGAGCAGTACGGCCTGCAAGTTGATCCCAACGCGAAAATCCACGATATTTCCGTAGGGATGCAGCAACGGGTCGAGATCTTGAAAATTCTGTTCCGCGGCGCAGATATTCTTATATTTGACGAACCTACCGCTGTGCTGACTCCCCAGGAAATCGAAGAACTGATGGCGATTATGAGACGGCTGGTGGCAGAAGGCAAGTCCATCATCTTGATCACGCACAAACTGAAGGAAATCATGGAGATTTCCGACCGAGTTACGATTATTAGACGGGGCAAAGTGATCGATACCGTCGAAACAGCAAAGACGAATCCACAAGAACTGGCCGAGAAGATGGTGGGCCGCGGCGTGACCTTTAAGGTTGATAAAAAAGAACCGCAGATTGGCGAGCCTGTCCTGCAGCTGAGAGATTTGAAAGCGAAGGACAAGCAGGGGATTCAGATCCTGAACGGGCTGAACCTGGATGTGCGTGCCGGGGAAATCGTCGGCATTGCCGGGGTTGACGGCAACGGACAGAGCGAATTGATTGAGGCGATCACTGGATTGCGTAAAATTGATTCCGGCTCCATCAAGCTGTCGGGCAAGGAAATTGCCAACCTTCCGGCGCGCAAGATTATCGAAAGCGGGTTGTCCCATATCCCAGAGGATCGTCATAAGCACGGCTTGGTGCTGGACTTTTCCATCAGCGAAAACATGATCCTTGAGACCTATTACAAAGCACCTTACAGCAAGGGCGGTATCCTAAATCGGCGGGCGATCGACGAGCATGCCAAGCAATTGGTTGAAGCGTTTGACGTGCGTACGCCAAGCATAGAGACGAAAGCGCGCTCCCTGTCCGGGGGGAACCAGCAGAAGGCGATTATTGCGCGGGAAATAGACAAGAATCCAGATCTGCTGATTGCTGCTCAACCGACACGG
This region includes:
- a CDS encoding ABC transporter ATP-binding protein, with protein sequence MSAEAPVVELKQITKRFPGIVANDSISLTLRKGEIHALLGENGAGKSTLMNILFGLYQPDEGTIEMNGQPVTIDNPNKAIKLGIGMVHQHFKLVHPFTVTENIILGMEPKKGLNIDYKSATAQVAKLSEQYGLQVDPNAKIHDISVGMQQRVEILKILFRGADILIFDEPTAVLTPQEIEELMAIMRRLVAEGKSIILITHKLKEIMEISDRVTIIRRGKVIDTVETAKTNPQELAEKMVGRGVTFKVDKKEPQIGEPVLQLRDLKAKDKQGIQILNGLNLDVRAGEIVGIAGVDGNGQSELIEAITGLRKIDSGSIKLSGKEIANLPARKIIESGLSHIPEDRHKHGLVLDFSISENMILETYYKAPYSKGGILNRRAIDEHAKQLVEAFDVRTPSIETKARSLSGGNQQKAIIAREIDKNPDLLIAAQPTRGLDVGAIEFVHKQLIEQRDQGKAVLLISFELDEIMNVSDRIAVIYEGRIVGEVLPHETNDQELGLMMAGSLERGGQSVG